One region of Equus caballus isolate H_3958 breed thoroughbred chromosome 23, TB-T2T, whole genome shotgun sequence genomic DNA includes:
- the LOC111772073 gene encoding solute carrier family 28 member 3 isoform X1 produces the protein MHEEEALNDNHPGPNHFELDQTGGDRKHRNSTYAKRRRVVLKYLERNYGTVRDFCQKHKTTLRYILWGTLLAGYLAMVIAACGLNFHRALPLFVITVAAIFFVVWDHFMAKYDHRIEELLSPGRRFLDSHWFWLKWVIWSSLILGVVFWLIFDTAKLGKWQLVSFGGLIVYVILLFLFSKHPTKVHWRPVFWGIGLQFLLGLLILRTGPGLRASQWLGKQVHTFLEHTDAGASFVFGENYTDHYLAFKFLPMLVFFSAVTSMLYYLGLMQWIIRKIGWLMLVTMGSSPVESVVAAGNIFVGYTESPLLVQPYIQHATRSELHAIMTAGFATIAGNVLGPYISFGISPAHLLTASVMSAPASLAVAKLFWPETETPKTTLKDAMKMEMGDSRNLLEAASYGTSSSISLVANIAVNMIAFLALLSFVNAALSWFGNMFDYPQLSFELICSYIFMPFSFMMGVDWQDSFMVAKLIGYKTFFTEFVAYERLSKLVDLRKEAGPKFVDGVQQYMSIRSETIATYALCGFGSVSSLGLAISTLTSMAPSRKRDIAAGAVRALIAGTIACFMTACIAGILSSTPVDITCHHIFENTFASGLSQNTTDVVSCCQSLLSSTVAVGPGEVIPGGNHSLSSLKNCCELLKPSTLNCTWIPDEL, from the exons ATGCACGAGGAAGAAGCTCTAAATGACAACCACCCTGGACCCAACCACTTTGAACTGGACCAGACCGGCGGAGACCGCAAGCACAGGAATTCCACCTATGCCAAGAGGCGAAGAGTTGTACTAAA GTATCTGGAAAGGAATTATGGTACAGTTCGGGATTTTTGTCAAAAACACAAAACCACCCTTCGGTACATCCTCTGGGGCACCTTATTAGCTG GTTACCTGGCTATGGTGATCGCTGCGTGTGGGCTCAACTTTCACCGAGCCCTTCCTCTCTTCGTGATCACTGTGGCTGCCATCTTCTTTGTGGTCTGGGATCACTTTATGGCCAAATACGATCATCGAATTGAAGAGCTCCTGTCTCCTGGCAGAAGGTTTCTGGACAGCCATTGGTTCTGGCTGAAGTG GGTGATTTGGAGCTCTCTGATCCTGGGAGTTGTTTTCTGGCTGATCTTTGACACCGCCAAATTGGGGAAATGGCAGCTGGTGTCCTTCGGTGGACTCATAGTGTACGTTATCCtgctatttctattttccaaGCACCCAACCAAA GTACACTGGAGGCCTGTCTTTTGGGGAATTGGGTTACAGTTTCTTCTTGGGCTCTTAATACTAAGGACTGGCCCTGGACTTAGGGCTTCTCAGTGGTTGGGCAAACAAGTTCAC ACCTTCTTGGAGCACACTGACGCTGGTGCTTCCTTTGTCTTTGGCGAGAACTACACAGACCACTACTTGGCATTTAAG TTCCTGCCAATGCTGGTTTTCTTCAGTGCCGTCACGTCCATGCTATACTACCTTGGACTGATGCAGTGGATCATTAGAAAG ATTGGATGGCTCATGCTGGTTACTATGGGATCATCTCCTGTTGAATCTGTAGTTGCTGCTGGCAATATATTCGTCGGATAT ACGGAGTCTCCACTGCTGGTCCAACCGTATATACAACATGCCACCAGGTCTGAACTCCATGCAATCATGACTGCTGGGTTCGCTACCATCGCTGGAAATGTCTTAGGCCCATACATTTCTTTTGGG ATTTCACCTGCCCACTTATTAACTGCTTCAGTTATGTCAGCGCCTGCGTCATTGGCTGTGGCTAAACTCTTTTGGCCTGAGACAGAAACACCTAAAACAACCCTGAAGGATgccatgaaaatggaaatggg TGATTCGAGGAATCTCCTAGAAGCTGCATCATATGGAACATCGTCATCCATCTCCCTGGTGGCAAACATCGCTGTGAATATGATTGCCTTCCTGGCCCTGTTGTCTTTTGTCAATGCAGCTCTGTCCTGGTTTGGAAACATGTTTGACTATCCACAACTGAGTTTTGAG CTAATATGTTCCTACATCTTCATGCCGTTTTCCTTCATGATGGGCGTAGACTGGCAAGACAGTTTTATGGTTGCCAAACTCATAGGTTATAAGACATTCTTCACTGAATTTGTGGCCTATGAGCGCCTCTCAAAATTGGTGGATTTAAGGAAAGAGGCTGGACCCAAATTTGTGGATGGTGTGCAGCAATATATGTCG ATTCGTTCTGAGACAATTGCCACTTACGCTCTCTGTGGCTTTGGCAGTGTCAGTTCCCTAGGATTAGCAATCAGCACTCTCA CATCCATGGCTCCTTCCAGGAAGCGTGACATCGCCGCAGGGGCAGTGAGAGCTCTGATTGCAGGGACCATCGCCTGCTTCATGACCGCCTGCATCGCAG gcatcctctccagcactccTGTAGACATCACCTGCCATCACATTTTCGAGAACACCTTTGCCTCTGGCTTATCTCAAAACACAACTGATGTGGTGTCGTGTTGCCAGAGCCTACTGAGCAG CACTGTTGCCGTGGGTCCCGGGGAGGTCATCCCAGGAGGGAACCACAGCCTGTCTTCTTTGAAGAACTGCTGTGAATTGTTGAAGCCATCAACACTGAACTGCACTTGGATCCCTGACGAACTCTGA
- the LOC111772073 gene encoding solute carrier family 28 member 3 isoform X2, translating into MHEEEALNDNHPGPNHFELDQTGGDRKHRNSTYAKRRRVVLKYLERNYGTVRDFCQKHKTTLRYILWGTLLAGYLAMVIAACGLNFHRALPLFVITVAAIFFVVWDHFMAKYDHRIEELLSPGRRFLDSHWFWLKWVIWSSLILGVVFWLIFDTAKLGKWQLVSFGGLIVYVILLFLFSKHPTKVHWRPVFWGIGLQFLLGLLILRTGPGLRASQWLGKQVHTFLEHTDAGASFVFGENYTDHYLAFKFLPMLVFFSAVTSMLYYLGLMQWIIRKIGWLMLVTMGSSPVESVVAAGNIFVGYISPAHLLTASVMSAPASLAVAKLFWPETETPKTTLKDAMKMEMGDSRNLLEAASYGTSSSISLVANIAVNMIAFLALLSFVNAALSWFGNMFDYPQLSFELICSYIFMPFSFMMGVDWQDSFMVAKLIGYKTFFTEFVAYERLSKLVDLRKEAGPKFVDGVQQYMSIRSETIATYALCGFGSVSSLGLAISTLTSMAPSRKRDIAAGAVRALIAGTIACFMTACIAGILSSTPVDITCHHIFENTFASGLSQNTTDVVSCCQSLLSSTVAVGPGEVIPGGNHSLSSLKNCCELLKPSTLNCTWIPDEL; encoded by the exons ATGCACGAGGAAGAAGCTCTAAATGACAACCACCCTGGACCCAACCACTTTGAACTGGACCAGACCGGCGGAGACCGCAAGCACAGGAATTCCACCTATGCCAAGAGGCGAAGAGTTGTACTAAA GTATCTGGAAAGGAATTATGGTACAGTTCGGGATTTTTGTCAAAAACACAAAACCACCCTTCGGTACATCCTCTGGGGCACCTTATTAGCTG GTTACCTGGCTATGGTGATCGCTGCGTGTGGGCTCAACTTTCACCGAGCCCTTCCTCTCTTCGTGATCACTGTGGCTGCCATCTTCTTTGTGGTCTGGGATCACTTTATGGCCAAATACGATCATCGAATTGAAGAGCTCCTGTCTCCTGGCAGAAGGTTTCTGGACAGCCATTGGTTCTGGCTGAAGTG GGTGATTTGGAGCTCTCTGATCCTGGGAGTTGTTTTCTGGCTGATCTTTGACACCGCCAAATTGGGGAAATGGCAGCTGGTGTCCTTCGGTGGACTCATAGTGTACGTTATCCtgctatttctattttccaaGCACCCAACCAAA GTACACTGGAGGCCTGTCTTTTGGGGAATTGGGTTACAGTTTCTTCTTGGGCTCTTAATACTAAGGACTGGCCCTGGACTTAGGGCTTCTCAGTGGTTGGGCAAACAAGTTCAC ACCTTCTTGGAGCACACTGACGCTGGTGCTTCCTTTGTCTTTGGCGAGAACTACACAGACCACTACTTGGCATTTAAG TTCCTGCCAATGCTGGTTTTCTTCAGTGCCGTCACGTCCATGCTATACTACCTTGGACTGATGCAGTGGATCATTAGAAAG ATTGGATGGCTCATGCTGGTTACTATGGGATCATCTCCTGTTGAATCTGTAGTTGCTGCTGGCAATATATTCGTCGGATAT ATTTCACCTGCCCACTTATTAACTGCTTCAGTTATGTCAGCGCCTGCGTCATTGGCTGTGGCTAAACTCTTTTGGCCTGAGACAGAAACACCTAAAACAACCCTGAAGGATgccatgaaaatggaaatggg TGATTCGAGGAATCTCCTAGAAGCTGCATCATATGGAACATCGTCATCCATCTCCCTGGTGGCAAACATCGCTGTGAATATGATTGCCTTCCTGGCCCTGTTGTCTTTTGTCAATGCAGCTCTGTCCTGGTTTGGAAACATGTTTGACTATCCACAACTGAGTTTTGAG CTAATATGTTCCTACATCTTCATGCCGTTTTCCTTCATGATGGGCGTAGACTGGCAAGACAGTTTTATGGTTGCCAAACTCATAGGTTATAAGACATTCTTCACTGAATTTGTGGCCTATGAGCGCCTCTCAAAATTGGTGGATTTAAGGAAAGAGGCTGGACCCAAATTTGTGGATGGTGTGCAGCAATATATGTCG ATTCGTTCTGAGACAATTGCCACTTACGCTCTCTGTGGCTTTGGCAGTGTCAGTTCCCTAGGATTAGCAATCAGCACTCTCA CATCCATGGCTCCTTCCAGGAAGCGTGACATCGCCGCAGGGGCAGTGAGAGCTCTGATTGCAGGGACCATCGCCTGCTTCATGACCGCCTGCATCGCAG gcatcctctccagcactccTGTAGACATCACCTGCCATCACATTTTCGAGAACACCTTTGCCTCTGGCTTATCTCAAAACACAACTGATGTGGTGTCGTGTTGCCAGAGCCTACTGAGCAG CACTGTTGCCGTGGGTCCCGGGGAGGTCATCCCAGGAGGGAACCACAGCCTGTCTTCTTTGAAGAACTGCTGTGAATTGTTGAAGCCATCAACACTGAACTGCACTTGGATCCCTGACGAACTCTGA